The Daucus carota subsp. sativus chromosome 7, DH1 v3.0, whole genome shotgun sequence genome window below encodes:
- the LOC108193822 gene encoding uncharacterized protein LOC108193822 isoform X2, with protein MAKKAAQSSASRNATAKHASDVVSLWTPTDLLEAGDSKETLMTAARLEETMPFLPAGTQAVLPSPDERADWCRKNWVCFYFYPFDIQLHFPFPKLVRDLVTDMHISPGQLMPFAWRILACLDAIDTKHNLKIDIEVVKCCYGFKRFYGCRFGFTTKRALILNVEGVNDRNWKDDYFFTDKTTMGDGTGFLLDRWTPRVCFEHSPSLCLFICTCILLMLLITILSFVHFCFMAFKSISMFFMLERSTPFDNKNETAKEIVEKIMSLPVGDRIWPNCLGRPIRNSSPVDVDEFIRKMEADERALGKQASKTVAARTRSRAVAVASRMSSTPQTVSSDSLESPKTEKGLEASSSRLFAKEFKLSGIKPPSISTKDMFVKRARDEKSIGTSSSKAPALLSPSLSPEAKKMKVATPSAATNT; from the exons ATGGCGAAAAAGGCTGCTCAATCCAGTGCTTCCCGTAACGCCACCGCGAAACATGCCAGCGACGTGGTTTCTCTCTGGACTCCGACCGATCTTCTCGAGGCCGGGGACTCCAAAGAAACTCTGATGACAGCTGCAAGACTCGAGGAGACTATGCCCTTCCTTCCTGCTGGAACCCAGGCTGTGCTCCCTTCCCCAGATGAGCGGGCCGACTGGTGTAGAAAGAATTGGGTATGTTTCTACTTTTATCCCTTCGACATTCAATTGCACTTTCCTTTTCCCAAATTGGTTAGGGACCTTGTGACTGACATGCATATCTCCCCTGGGCAACTGATGCCCTTCGCTTGGAGGATCCTGGCATGTCTTGACGCCATCGATACTAAGCATAACTTGAAAATAGACATCGAAGTTGTTAAATGCTGTTATGGGTTTAAGAGGTTTTATGGATGTCGATTTGGTTTCACAACTAAGAGAGCCTTGATTCTGAATGTTGAGGGCGTGAACGACAGAAATTGGAAAGATGACTACTTTTTCACCGACAAGACCACAATGGGCGATGGAACTGGCTTCTTGTTAGATCGCTGGACGCCAAGGGTATGTTTCGAACATTCTCCTTCTCTGTGTTTATTCATTTGTACATGTATCCTGCTTATGTTGCTTATTACGATCTTGTCATTCGTACACTTTTGTTTTATGGcttttaaatccatatccaTGTTTTTCATGCTAGAACGTTCCACCCCTTTTGATAACAAGAATGAGACTGCAAAGGAGATTGTTGAGAAGATCATGTCTCTTCCGGTTGGAGACAGGATTTGGCCCAACTGCTTGGGACGCCCAATCCGCAATTCCAGTCCTGTAGATGTTGATGAGTTCATTAGAAAGATGGAAGCCGATGAGCGTGCCTTAGGAAAGCAGGCTTCCAAGACCGTTGCTGCCAGGACGCGTAGTAGGGCTGTTGCTGTCGCTAGCAGGATGTCGTCCACCCCTCAGACCGTCTCTTCTGACTCTCTAGAAAGTCCTAAGACCGAGAAGGGTCTTGAAGCAAGTTCTAGTCGCCTCTTTGCAAAAG AATTTAAGTTGTCTGGAATCAAGCCCCCAAGTATTTCTACTAAAGATATGTTTGTCAAACGTGCCCgtgatgagaaatcaattggtaCAAGTTCTTCGAAAGCCCCTGCCCTGCTTAGCCCCAGTCTTAGCCCTGAGGCTAAGAAAATGAAAGTTGCTACCCCTTCTGCTGCGACCAACACCTGA
- the LOC108193822 gene encoding uncharacterized protein LOC108193822 isoform X1 — protein sequence MAKKAAQSSASRNATAKHASDVVSLWTPTDLLEAGDSKETLMTAARLEETMPFLPAGTQAVLPSPDERADWCRKNWVCFYFYPFDIQLHFPFPKLVRDLVTDMHISPGQLMPFAWRILACLDAIDTKHNLKIDIEVVKCCYGFKRFYGCRFGFTTKRALILNVEGVNDRNWKDDYFFTDKTTMGDGTGFLLDRWTPRVCFEHSPSLCLFICTCILLMLLITILSFVHFCFMAFKSISMFFMLERSTPFDNKNETAKEIVEKIMSLPVGDRIWPNCLGRPIRNSSPVDVDEFIRKMEADERALGKQASKTVAARTRSRAVAVASRMSSTPQTVSSDSLESPKTEKGLEASSSRLFAKGTSCFLRLIKWSTVCMFMLFFLLLLSPSPHVLVEFKLSGIKPPSISTKDMFVKRARDEKSIGTSSSKAPALLSPSLSPEAKKMKVATPSAATNT from the coding sequence ATGGCGAAAAAGGCTGCTCAATCCAGTGCTTCCCGTAACGCCACCGCGAAACATGCCAGCGACGTGGTTTCTCTCTGGACTCCGACCGATCTTCTCGAGGCCGGGGACTCCAAAGAAACTCTGATGACAGCTGCAAGACTCGAGGAGACTATGCCCTTCCTTCCTGCTGGAACCCAGGCTGTGCTCCCTTCCCCAGATGAGCGGGCCGACTGGTGTAGAAAGAATTGGGTATGTTTCTACTTTTATCCCTTCGACATTCAATTGCACTTTCCTTTTCCCAAATTGGTTAGGGACCTTGTGACTGACATGCATATCTCCCCTGGGCAACTGATGCCCTTCGCTTGGAGGATCCTGGCATGTCTTGACGCCATCGATACTAAGCATAACTTGAAAATAGACATCGAAGTTGTTAAATGCTGTTATGGGTTTAAGAGGTTTTATGGATGTCGATTTGGTTTCACAACTAAGAGAGCCTTGATTCTGAATGTTGAGGGCGTGAACGACAGAAATTGGAAAGATGACTACTTTTTCACCGACAAGACCACAATGGGCGATGGAACTGGCTTCTTGTTAGATCGCTGGACGCCAAGGGTATGTTTCGAACATTCTCCTTCTCTGTGTTTATTCATTTGTACATGTATCCTGCTTATGTTGCTTATTACGATCTTGTCATTCGTACACTTTTGTTTTATGGcttttaaatccatatccaTGTTTTTCATGCTAGAACGTTCCACCCCTTTTGATAACAAGAATGAGACTGCAAAGGAGATTGTTGAGAAGATCATGTCTCTTCCGGTTGGAGACAGGATTTGGCCCAACTGCTTGGGACGCCCAATCCGCAATTCCAGTCCTGTAGATGTTGATGAGTTCATTAGAAAGATGGAAGCCGATGAGCGTGCCTTAGGAAAGCAGGCTTCCAAGACCGTTGCTGCCAGGACGCGTAGTAGGGCTGTTGCTGTCGCTAGCAGGATGTCGTCCACCCCTCAGACCGTCTCTTCTGACTCTCTAGAAAGTCCTAAGACCGAGAAGGGTCTTGAAGCAAGTTCTAGTCGCCTCTTTGCAAAAGGTACATCATGCTTCCTACGGTTAATAAAATGGAGTACTGTATGTATGTTCATGTTGTTTTTCCTATTGCTCCTATCTCCTTCTCCTCATGTGCTTGTAGAATTTAAGTTGTCTGGAATCAAGCCCCCAAGTATTTCTACTAAAGATATGTTTGTCAAACGTGCCCgtgatgagaaatcaattggtaCAAGTTCTTCGAAAGCCCCTGCCCTGCTTAGCCCCAGTCTTAGCCCTGAGGCTAAGAAAATGAAAGTTGCTACCCCTTCTGCTGCGACCAACACCTGA